A stretch of the Zeugodacus cucurbitae isolate PBARC_wt_2022May chromosome 6, idZeuCucr1.2, whole genome shotgun sequence genome encodes the following:
- the LOC105220215 gene encoding uncharacterized protein LOC105220215, which produces MKKGLFSTKQTLSPPPLNLFIVFYLLNVFRIKKNNQKQFELMGKLLEKNPQLAKGMTPFGSTKKTRIDFWEDIAVELNNIGPPLRRGSEWNKVWLDYKLKLKKKISNNRRETVATGGGPYTQRSLTPLEQAVDDLFSLQDAVNPSGSTFGNTAAENLEESITHVDVDEVQPEQVRENLNVNVTPRQARITGVEERETLRMKALEKQAQTQESLVDLLHSIKSETKEIGRYTRKMYELKKEKL; this is translated from the exons atgaaaaaaggtcttttttcgacgaaacaaaccttatccccccccccccttaatttatttattgtattttatttattaaacgttttcagaataaaaaaaaataaccagaAGCAGTTTGAGCTGATGGGGAAGCTTTTGGAGAAAAATCCACAGCTAGCCAAAGGAATGACGCCGTTTGgatcaacaaaaaaaactagGATTGACTTCTGGGAAGATATAGCGGTTGAACTGAATAATATCGGCCCTCCACTACGTAGAGGAAGCGAATGGAATAAG GTTTGGTTGGACTACAAATTAAAACTAAAGAAGAAAATTTCCAACAATCGAAGAGAGACTGTAGCCACAGGTGGGGGCCCTTATACTCAACGCAGTTTAACGCCTTTAGAGCAAGCCGTGGACGATTTGTTCAGCTTACAGGATGCAGTGAATCCAAGCGGATCAACGTTTGGAAACACTGCAGCTGAAAATTTGGAAGAAAGCATCACACATGTAGACGTTGACGAGGTGCAACCTGAACAGGTGCGTGAAAATTTGAACGTCAACGTTACACCTAGGCAGGCACGTATAACCGGAGTGGAGGAGCGCGAAACTTTGCGTATGAAGGCTTTAGAAAAGCAAGCGCAAACGCAAGAAAGCCTTGTCGATTTACTACACAGTATTAAGTCAGAAACAAAAGAAATCGGAAGGTATACAAGAAAAATGtatgaactaaaaaaagaaaaattgtaa
- the LOC128919752 gene encoding putative nuclease HARBI1 has product MELSSAFFKENFRLSKDAFMYVLDNINEKCPYQLSSSISPMLKLCCTLRFLAHGSYQQTVGNDFILGFAQPTVSLILNEMLPILETTLCSVWIKTDISEEHKQLTRRKFYTNSGIPNVVGCVDGTHVAIIAPSVNKHLYLNRKGFFSINAMIACNHDMVIRCVDARYGGSSHDSFVWNNSTLKTYLERTYQRGDHNSVYLADSGYPLHEYLWTPYRNALSGTVESKFNKKHAKARNVVERTIGVLKCRFRCILGERKLRYSPSKATMIVNVCCALHNICKQYDVNDPEQETFVDVVVPLEPVEENFSGSAADRRRRQIANSL; this is encoded by the exons ATGGAACTTTCTTCTGCATT tTTTAAGGAAAACTTTCGGCTAAGCAAggatgcatttatgtatgtgttagacaatataaatgaaaaatgtccTTATCAGCTATCGTCGTCAATATCGCCAATGTTGAAATTGTGTTGCACTCTTCGATTTCTGGCTCACGGGAGCTATCAGCAAACAGTGGGAAATGATTTTATATTAGGTTTTGCGCAGCCCACTGTTTCATTGATTTTGAATGAAATGCTCCCAATATTGGAAACCACTCTTTGCAGTGTATGGATCAAAACCGATATAAGTGAAGAACATAAGCAACTGAcaagaagaaaattttatacCAATTCCGGAATTCCAAATGTGGTTGGATGCGTTGATGGAACGCATGTTGCGATTATTGCTCCAAGTGTAAACAAGCACTTATATCTAAATCGAAAGGGATTTTTCAGCATAAACGCAATGATT gcGTGCAATCATGATATGGTAATAAGGTGCGTTGATGCAAGATATGGTGGATCTTCCCACGACTCATTTGTGTGGAATAATAGcacattaaaaacatatttggaaCGGACATACCAAAGAGGAGATCACAATTCAGTTTATTTGG CTGATTCTGGTTATCCACTACATGAGTACCTATGGACACCTTACCGAAATGCTTTATCAGGAACAGtggaatcaaaatttaataaaaaacatgcaAAGGCAAGGAACGTAGTTGAAAGGACAATTGGAGTGCTAAAATGCCGTTTCCGTTGTATACTAGGTGAACGTAAACTTCGATATTCTCCTAGTAAAGCAACAATGATTGTTAATGTGTGCTGTGCTTTACACAATATTTGTAAGCAGTATGACGTTAATGATCCTGAACAAGAAACTTTCGTTGATGTAGTAGTACCACTGGAACCAGTTGAAGAAAACTTCAGTGGTTCAGCAGCGGATCGTCGCCGAAGACAAATAGCTAAttctttgtaa